The sequence CCGGCGCGAACGACGCCTGCGCCTCGACGAGTGGGGCGGGCCCGGCACCGACCCCCCTGAACGAGGTACTCACGGGTCGTTCGCTACCCCGCACCAGCCCCTACAGACCTCGGCCGCTTCGGATGGGCCGATCGTCATGGATCCGTCATGGCCTTCGCGGTGCCGTGCGCTCGTTGAGCTCGGCCGCCTTCTCGCGCAACCCGAGCTCGATCGCCTGCGACTCGGGGACCCCTCGTGCCTCGGCGTAGCGCCGGACGTCCTGCGTGATGCGCATGGAGCAGAACTTGGGGCCGCACATCGAGCAGAAGTGCGCGGTCTTTGCCGGCTCCGCCGGGAGCGTCTCGTCGTGGTACGCCCGAGCGGTGTCGGGGTCCAGGGCGAGCTCGAACTGGTCCTCCCAGCGGAACTCGAACCGGGCACGGCTGAGCGCGTCGTCCCAGGCCCGGGCACCCGGGTGGCCTTTGGCCAGATCCGCGGCGTGGGCGGCGATCTTGTAGGCGATCACCCCCTGCTTCACGTCCTCGCGATCCGGTAGGCCGAGGTGCTCTTTCGGGGTGACGTAGCAGAGCATGGCCGTGCCGTGCATGGCGATCATCGCCGCGCCGATCGCGCTGGTGATGTGGTCGTAGCCGGGTGCGATGTCCGTGGTGAGCGGGCCGAGGGTGTAGAAGGGCGCCTCCCGGCACCAGTCGCGCTGCAGGTCGACGTTCTCGGCGATCTTGTGCATGGGTACGTGACCGGGACCCTCGATCATCACCTGCACGTCGTGGCACCAGGCCCGCTCGGTGAGCTCGCCGAGCGTGCGCAGCTCGGCGAGCTGGGCGTCGTCGTTGGCGTCGGCGATCGAACCGGGCCGCAGCCCGTCACCGAGGCTGAACGCCACGTCGTAGGCGGCGAAGATCTCGCAGAGCTCGTCGAAGTGCTCGTAGAGGAACGACTCGGTGTGGTGTGCGAGGCACCAGGCGGCCATGATCGACCCGCCCCGGCTCACGATGCCGGTCACCCGGCGGGCGGTGAGCGGCACGTAGCGCAGCCGTACCCCGGCGTGGATCGTCATGTAGTCGACCCCCTGCTCGGCTTGCTCGATCACCGTGTCGCGGAACAGCTCCCAGGTGAGCTCCTCGGGTGTGCCGTCGACCTTCTCCAGGGCCTGGTAGATGGGCACCGTGCCGATGGGCACCGGGCTGTTGCGGATGATCCATTCCCGAGTGGTGTGGATGTCCGGCCCGGTGCTGAGGTCCATCACCGTGTCGGCTCCCCAGCGGGTGGCCCAGGCCAGCTTCTCGACCTCCTCGGCGATCGAGCTGGCCACCGCGCTGTTGCCGATGTTGGCGTTCACCTTCACCAGGAACGACCGGCCGATGGCCATGGGCTCGCTCTCGGGATGGTTGAGGTTCGCCGGCAGGATGGCCCGCCCCCGGGCGATCTCGTCGCGCACCAGCTCGGGGTCGAGCCCCTCCCGCCGGGCCACGAAGGCCATCTCCGGGGTGATCTCCCCCCGGCGGGCGTAGTGCAGCTGGGTGACGGTCCGGCCCGGTTTGGCTCGCAGCGGCGGCCGCGGGGGGCCCTGCCACGGCTGGCCGGTGGCGGTGGCGCCCCGGCGCGCGGCCGCCCGCCCGTCGTCGCGCAGGGACGGCCGGCGGGCACCGGGGTGCTCCTCGACGTCGCCGCGGGCCCGGATCCAGGGGTCGCGCAGGCGCGGCAGGCCGCGGGTGGGGTCGCCACCTGGCCCAGACGTGTCGTACAGGTGGAGGACCTCGCCGTTGCTGAGGGTGATCTCCCGCTGCGGAACCCGAATCCCGCCCGGCCCGTCCAGGTAGGTCTTGGTGGTGGTCATTCCTGCTCCTCCAGTTCCCATCCGAAGTGGTCGAGTGGTCCGTGACCGGCACCGAGCACCCAGCGCGCGCCCCCGGCGACGGCTCGGTGGACGAAGTCCTTGGCGCGCTCTATGGCCTCGATGACGTCATGGCCCAGCGCGAGGTGGGCGGCGATCGCGGAGGCGAACGAGCAGCCGCTGCCGTGGTTGTTCACCGTCGGGATCCGCGGGCGGCGAAGCTCGATCGTGCCGTCCGCGGTGGCGACGACGTCGACGGCCTCGCCGAGGTCCCCTCGCTCGCCGCGGACCGGGTGCCCGCCCTTGACCACCACCACCTCCGGCCCGTTGGTGAGCAGCGCCGTCGCGGCCTCCCGCTGGCCGGCGTGGGTGGTGATCTCCCGGCCGAGCAGCATCTGCGCCTCCCACAGGTTGGGGGTGACCACCCGGGCGTGGGGGAAGAGCCCCACGAGGTAGCGGCGCTCGGCAGCGGGATCGAGGAGGCGGGCGCCCGAGGAGGCCACCATCACCGGGTCGACGACCAGGTTCGGGAGCCGGCCCGCGGCCGCGAGCGCCGCCACCGCGTCGACGATCTCCGCGCCGGCCAGCATTCCGGTCTTGACGGCCCGGACGTCCAGGTCGTCGAGCACCGCGTCGATCTGGGCCACGACCATCTCGGCGGGCACGGGGTGCACGGCGCGCACCTCGGTCGTGTTCTGGGCGGTCAGGGCGGTCACCGCTGAAGTGCCGAAGACCCCCAGCGCGGCGAAGGTCCTGAGATCGGCCTGGATGCCGGCTCCGCCCCCCGAGTCCGACCCGGCGATCGTCATCGCCACCGCCGGGGTGCTCACGGCTCGCCCCCCGCGCCGGCGATCGCTCGCCCCAGCGCGGCGACCGTGCTCGCCGGGTCAGCGGCGCGCATCACCTCACCCATCACGGCCACGCCGTGGGCGCCGGCCTCGAGGCAGGCCGCCGCATTGGTGGGCGTGACGCCACCGAGCGCGAACACCGGCACCCCAGCCGTGGCCACGAGCCCTCGCAGCGCGTCGATGCCCAGCGCGGGCCCGTAGCCCGGCTTCGAGCGCGACGAGAACGCGGGCGACACGGTGACGTAGTGGCAGCCCTGCCGGCGGGCGCCGTCCAGCTCGCCGGCGTCGTGGCAGGACCGACCCACCAGCGCCGGGGCCGGCTGCGGGGTGGGGTCGGCAGCGGCGAGGTGTACACCGTCGGCGGGGCCACCGTCGAAGGTCAGGGTGGGATCGGAAGCCACGAGCAGCACCTCCACGTGGGGGCGCAACGCGGCGGCGAGGGCGGCCCGCTCGGAGGTCGGCAGGTCCTTCTCCCGCAGCACGACGGCTCGGGCACCGCCGTGCACCGCGATGCGCACCACCTCGACCAGTGGACGCCCCACGGTCTGGGTGCGGTCGGTGAGCACCAGCAGGCGGGGGAGCGTGCTCACCTGCGCACCTCCGTCTCGCCGGGGTCGAGCTCGGCGATGCCGTCGAACGGGGTGGAGGCCTGGGCGTAGAGCCGGCGGGGGATGCGACCGGCGAGGTGCGCTTCGCGACCGGCCTCCACCGCGGCCCGCATGGCTCGGGCCATCCGCTCGGGGTCGCGGGCCCGGGTGACCGCGGACGCGAGCAGCACGCCGTCACAGCCCAGCTCCATTGCCCGGGCCGCGTCGGATGCGGTCCCGATGCCGGCATCGAGAATCACCGGCACCGGCACCTGCTCCCGGATGATGGCGAGGTTGTAGGGGTTGCGGATCCCCATGCCGCTGCCGATGGGCGAGCCGAGCGGCATGACCGCCGCGCAGCCGATCTCCGCCAGGCGGGTGGCGGTGACCGGATCGTCGTTGGTGTAGGGAAGCACCACGAACCCGTCGTCGACGAGCTGCTCGGCTGCGTCGAGCAGCTCCACCGGATCGGGCAGCAGGGTGCGCTCGTCGCCGATCACCTCCAGCTTGATCCAGTCGGTCTCGAACGCGTCGCGGGCCAGCCTGGCGGTGAGCACGGCCTCGGCGGCGGTGAAGCATCCGGCGGTGTTGGGGAGCACCCGCACCCCGGTGCGATCGACCAGCTCCAGCAGCCCGCCGGGCTGGGCGGGGTCGACCCGGCGCAGTGCCACGGTCACCAGCTCGGTGCCCGACGCCCGAACGGCCCGCTCGAGCACCTCCAGGTTCGGTGCGCCGCCGGTGCCGAGGATCAGCCTGGAGCGCAGGTGCTCACCGGCGATGCTCAGCCGGTCGGCGCTCACGTCGCGCTCGGTTCGCTCAGCCACCTTGGGCCGCCCGGAGGATCTCGATGCGGTCGCCGTCGCGCAGGGGCTGATCCGCCCACCGACTTCGGGGCACGAGCTCACCGTTCACGGCCACCGCCACGCCTCGGGTGCCTGCGCCGAGGCGTTCGACGAGCGCGGCCACCGTCGTGGCCGGTTCGAGCGGGCACGGTTCCCCGTTGAGCACGATCACCGCCGGAACCTCTCGATCGTGAAGGGCGCGACCTCAGGTGGGAGCTTGCCGTCGACGAGCAGGCCGGCGACCGCGTCGGCGGTGATCGGGGCCAGCAACACGCCGTTGCGGTGGTGGCCGGTGGCCAGCACCAGCCCCTCGACGCCGGTCGGCCCGATCACCGGCGAGTGGTCCTCGCTCGCCGGCCGGAGGCGGGCGAGGGCTTCGACCTGCTCGAGCTCGGCCACCGCCGGCACCAGCTCGACCGCCGCGTCCAGCAGCTCGCGCACCCCACCGGCGGTGACGGTGGTGTCGAAGCCCTTCTCCTCGACCGTGGCCCCGACCACCAGCTCCCCGTCGATGCGCGGCACGAGGTAGACGGACCAGCCGTGCACCAGACCGTGCACGTTGCGGGTGAGGGGCGGCGCCGCCGGGTCGAAGCGCAGCCGCAGGATCTGGCCTTTGACCGGGCGCACCGGTGGTGCCGCCTCGGCGGGTACGCCGACCACCGCGGCGCTCCACGGGCCGAGCGCCAGCACCACGTGATCGCCGGTCACGACGTCGCCGCCTTTGAGTGCCACCCCTCGCACCCTCCCGCCGCCCGTCAGTACCTGTGCCATCTGCTGCTCCACCAGCTCTACGCCCGCGGCCCGGGCCGCGCCGATCAGCGCGGCGCACACCCGGCGGGGATCGACCGACGACTCCCGATCGACGCGCACACCGCCGCGCACCCGAGGCGAGAGCATGGGCTCCAGGGCGCGGCACTCGCCGCTGCGCAGCCGCTGCACCTCGAGGCCGAGCTCCTCCTGGAAGCGACGGGTGGCGTCGAGGGCCCGCAGGTCGTCGGCATCGAGGGCCACCGCGATGGTGCCGTTGTGGCGGAGCCCGACCTCGGCGCCGGTCGCCGCCTCCAGCTCCGCCGCGAAGCCCGGCCACCGGTCGTAGGCGGCGAGGTGCAGCGCGACCTGCGCCTCCTCCCCGTAGCGGGCCTCGGCAACCGGGCAGAGCATCCCGGCGGCGGCGTGCGACGCCGAGCTGGCGGGTGCCGGGTCGATGACGCTGACCGCGAGTCCTGCTCGGGCCAGGCGCCAGGCGATCGACAGCCCGACGATCCCGCCGCCCGCGACCACTGCGCGGTCGGTCACGGCTGCACCGCCTCCAGCGCTGCGAGCAGCTCGCGGGTCGCGGCCCTGGGGTCGTCCGCGTCACGGATCGCGCCGATGACCGCCACCCCGTGTGCGCCCGCCTCGAGCAGCTCGGGGATCCGGGCCGCGGTCACCCCGGCGATGGCGATCACCGGGATCGACACCGCGGCGGCGACGGCGCGCACCCGCTCGGCCCCTTCGGGCTCGGGCAGCCCCACCTTCGACGACGTGGCGTAGCAGGGGCCGACACCGAGGTAGGTGGCGCCGGCGATCTGGTACGCCCGGGCGGTCAGCGGGTCGCGGGCGGTGCCGCCGACCACGAACGCGGGGTCGGCGGCTACCTGCCGAGCGGCACCGACCGGCAGGTCGTGCTCGCCGACGTGCACGCCGTGCGCGCCCGCGGCCAGCGCGACGTCGAGCCGGTCGTCCACCACCACCGTGGCGCCGTGGGGCGCGGCCAGCTCGAGCACCCGGCAGGTGAGGTCGAGGACCTCGGCGTCGGTGGCGTCCTTGGCCCGGACCTGGATGACCGGTGCACCGGCATCCAGCGCCGCGGCCGCGATCGGCAGCCGATCGGTGATGACGTGCAGGCGACCCAGCTCGGCCAACCTCGTGCTCCCTTCGCCGGCATGATCCGGATCAGGTTCGAAACGGTCGGGGGCGGATCAGCCCCCCTCTCAGCCCGGTCCTCCGGACTCCCGTGCGTGTCGCGATCACTCTACGGCCCCGGTGGGCCGTCTGCGAGCGAGCCGGGCGTAGCGCGCCGGGGGGATGCCGATGGCCGCGGTAAAGCCCCGGGTGAGGTGCGCCTGGTCGCGGTAGCCGAGCAGGGGAGCTGCCATGCTCGGGAACCATGAGTACGACGAGCATCGTCGATCGCCACCGACGTCTCGCCGACGCCTTCGCAGCGAAGATCGCGGCCGTGCCCCCTGACCGGTGGGAGGCGCCCACGCCGTGTGAGGGATGGACGGTTCGGCACCTCGTGGGCCATGTCGTGCAGACCCACGAGCTGTTCTCGGGGTTCGTCGGTCGCACCCTGGGCGACATCCCGTCCGTGGACGAGGATCCGGCGGGGGCCTTCGACGCCGCCCGGGCGGTGGTGCTCGACAGCCTGCGCGATCCGCAACTGGCCAGCAGCGAGTACCGGGGGCTGTTCGGTCGGACGACCTTCGCCGAGGGCGTCGACTTCTTCGTGTGCTTCGATCTCGTGATCCACGGTTGGGATCTGGCCCGTGCCGTGGGCCTCGACGAGCGCATCGACCCGGGCGAGGTGGAGCGCGTCTTCGAGCAGGCGAGGGCGTTCGGGGACGCGGCGCGGGCACCGGGCGCGTTCGGACCGGCGCTCGAACCCCCGCCCGGCGCGGACGACCAGACCCGGCTGCTGGGCTTCCTCGGCCGCTCGGTGTGACCCGTCGGCTCCTCCGGGTCACGCCGGGCTGTAGGCGGGCTGGGTGAGGTGACCACTACGTAGCGTGAAATTTTGGCCCCCAGAACCGGAATCACGCTCAAAATCACCACGGCGCGTGACGGATCGGCTCATCCTTGTTATGGTCGCCCCGGCGATGCGTGACTGCGGTCACGTTCAACTGGAGGGTGGGTGGGCAGGCGATGGCCCACCCCGGGCGACAAGAGGGGCGGTACCCAACCATGCGCGTGCGCCGCAAGCTCGCGGTCGTTCTCACGTTCGCGCTCGCATCCACCGGCTTGGCCATCGGGAGCTCGATCCTCCCGACCGATGCGGCGACGACCCCGGTGACCACACCGATGAACTGCACGGCCAACACCCCGATCGGCTCCGTCGCGGTGTCCCAGGACGTCACCGTCACCACCACCGCCCCTGACGGAGTGGAGAACGACACAGTGTTCACGGTGTCCTCGGCCAGCGACACCACGCAGGCGCCGAGCAGCGCCTCGGGGTTCACGGTCAACAGCCTGCGCGACCTGCGGATGAACATCCCGATCGCGGCCAACGCGGTGTACGTGAGCCACAGCCTTGGCGCGGACGGCATCATGCCACCGGGCGCGGGCACCCCCTCGCTGACCTACAACGCCGGCGCCAACCGCCTCGAGCTCAGCGTCCCCGGCCCGATCCCCGGCGGGGCGACGTTCCGCATCCCCACCATCAACACCGTGTTGCGGGCGGCCGGGCCGGCCTTCGCCACCATCCAGCCGAAGCTGTCCTTCTTCACCACCACGGTGAACGTGAACTTCCCGTCCCCGATCGGGGCCAGCGACGTGGTCACGACCTGCACGCCGGTGGCGCCGGTCCCCGCGCTGTCGACCACCACCATCATCCCCCCGGACGTCACCGCCCCCACCGCCACCATCAT is a genomic window of Rhabdothermincola sediminis containing:
- the thiC gene encoding phosphomethylpyrimidine synthase ThiC, translating into MTTTKTYLDGPGGIRVPQREITLSNGEVLHLYDTSGPGGDPTRGLPRLRDPWIRARGDVEEHPGARRPSLRDDGRAAARRGATATGQPWQGPPRPPLRAKPGRTVTQLHYARRGEITPEMAFVARREGLDPELVRDEIARGRAILPANLNHPESEPMAIGRSFLVKVNANIGNSAVASSIAEEVEKLAWATRWGADTVMDLSTGPDIHTTREWIIRNSPVPIGTVPIYQALEKVDGTPEELTWELFRDTVIEQAEQGVDYMTIHAGVRLRYVPLTARRVTGIVSRGGSIMAAWCLAHHTESFLYEHFDELCEIFAAYDVAFSLGDGLRPGSIADANDDAQLAELRTLGELTERAWCHDVQVMIEGPGHVPMHKIAENVDLQRDWCREAPFYTLGPLTTDIAPGYDHITSAIGAAMIAMHGTAMLCYVTPKEHLGLPDREDVKQGVIAYKIAAHAADLAKGHPGARAWDDALSRARFEFRWEDQFELALDPDTARAYHDETLPAEPAKTAHFCSMCGPKFCSMRITQDVRRYAEARGVPESQAIELGLREKAAELNERTAPRRP
- the thiD gene encoding bifunctional hydroxymethylpyrimidine kinase/phosphomethylpyrimidine kinase, giving the protein MSTPAVAMTIAGSDSGGGAGIQADLRTFAALGVFGTSAVTALTAQNTTEVRAVHPVPAEMVVAQIDAVLDDLDVRAVKTGMLAGAEIVDAVAALAAAGRLPNLVVDPVMVASSGARLLDPAAERRYLVGLFPHARVVTPNLWEAQMLLGREITTHAGQREAATALLTNGPEVVVVKGGHPVRGERGDLGEAVDVVATADGTIELRRPRIPTVNNHGSGCSFASAIAAHLALGHDVIEAIERAKDFVHRAVAGGARWVLGAGHGPLDHFGWELEEQE
- a CDS encoding thiamine phosphate synthase, which produces MSTLPRLLVLTDRTQTVGRPLVEVVRIAVHGGARAVVLREKDLPTSERAALAAALRPHVEVLLVASDPTLTFDGGPADGVHLAAADPTPQPAPALVGRSCHDAGELDGARRQGCHYVTVSPAFSSRSKPGYGPALGIDALRGLVATAGVPVFALGGVTPTNAAACLEAGAHGVAVMGEVMRAADPASTVAALGRAIAGAGGEP
- a CDS encoding thiazole synthase; translation: MSADRLSIAGEHLRSRLILGTGGAPNLEVLERAVRASGTELVTVALRRVDPAQPGGLLELVDRTGVRVLPNTAGCFTAAEAVLTARLARDAFETDWIKLEVIGDERTLLPDPVELLDAAEQLVDDGFVVLPYTNDDPVTATRLAEIGCAAVMPLGSPIGSGMGIRNPYNLAIIREQVPVPVILDAGIGTASDAARAMELGCDGVLLASAVTRARDPERMARAMRAAVEAGREAHLAGRIPRRLYAQASTPFDGIAELDPGETEVRR
- the thiS gene encoding sulfur carrier protein ThiS, which gives rise to MIVLNGEPCPLEPATTVAALVERLGAGTRGVAVAVNGELVPRSRWADQPLRDGDRIEILRAAQGG
- the thiO gene encoding glycine oxidase ThiO, with product MTDRAVVAGGGIVGLSIAWRLARAGLAVSVIDPAPASSASHAAAGMLCPVAEARYGEEAQVALHLAAYDRWPGFAAELEAATGAEVGLRHNGTIAVALDADDLRALDATRRFQEELGLEVQRLRSGECRALEPMLSPRVRGGVRVDRESSVDPRRVCAALIGAARAAGVELVEQQMAQVLTGGGRVRGVALKGGDVVTGDHVVLALGPWSAAVVGVPAEAAPPVRPVKGQILRLRFDPAAPPLTRNVHGLVHGWSVYLVPRIDGELVVGATVEEKGFDTTVTAGGVRELLDAAVELVPAVAELEQVEALARLRPASEDHSPVIGPTGVEGLVLATGHHRNGVLLAPITADAVAGLLVDGKLPPEVAPFTIERFRR
- the thiE gene encoding thiamine phosphate synthase, whose product is MAELGRLHVITDRLPIAAAALDAGAPVIQVRAKDATDAEVLDLTCRVLELAAPHGATVVVDDRLDVALAAGAHGVHVGEHDLPVGAARQVAADPAFVVGGTARDPLTARAYQIAGATYLGVGPCYATSSKVGLPEPEGAERVRAVAAAVSIPVIAIAGVTAARIPELLEAGAHGVAVIGAIRDADDPRAATRELLAALEAVQP
- a CDS encoding helix-turn-helix transcriptional regulator, which translates into the protein MAAPLLGYRDQAHLTRGFTAAIGIPPARYARLARRRPTGAVE
- a CDS encoding TIGR03086 family metal-binding protein, whose protein sequence is MSTTSIVDRHRRLADAFAAKIAAVPPDRWEAPTPCEGWTVRHLVGHVVQTHELFSGFVGRTLGDIPSVDEDPAGAFDAARAVVLDSLRDPQLASSEYRGLFGRTTFAEGVDFFVCFDLVIHGWDLARAVGLDERIDPGEVERVFEQARAFGDAARAPGAFGPALEPPPGADDQTRLLGFLGRSV